One part of the Janthinobacterium sp. 17J80-10 genome encodes these proteins:
- a CDS encoding Nif3-like dinuclear metal center hexameric protein, with protein MEQQTVDRNELDAYLAQALNIARFRDYCPNGLQVEGCARIASIVTGVTASLALVEAAVAAGADALLVHHGYFWRGEDARIVGVKHRRISKLLQHELNLFAYHLPLDMHPELGNNAQLAARLGLQAEARFGEDDIGWLGRAGAGINTVGDLARLVEAALGRAPQVIGDPLQPLGRIGWCTGAAQNYLSDAIAAGAGAYLSGEISEPTVHLAREAGVAYLACGHHATERYGVQALGEHLAQRFGITHQFIDIPNPV; from the coding sequence ATGGAACAGCAGACAGTGGATCGGAATGAACTTGATGCCTATTTGGCACAGGCGCTAAATATCGCACGTTTCCGCGATTATTGCCCAAATGGCTTGCAGGTGGAAGGCTGCGCCAGGATTGCGAGCATTGTTACCGGGGTCACGGCCAGCCTGGCCCTGGTCGAGGCAGCAGTTGCGGCAGGCGCCGATGCCCTGCTCGTGCATCATGGTTATTTCTGGCGCGGCGAGGATGCGAGGATCGTCGGCGTCAAGCATCGCCGCATCAGCAAGCTGCTGCAGCATGAGCTGAACCTGTTTGCCTACCACCTGCCGCTCGACATGCACCCCGAACTCGGCAATAACGCGCAACTGGCGGCAAGACTCGGCTTGCAGGCCGAGGCGCGCTTTGGTGAAGATGATATCGGCTGGCTGGGCAGGGCGGGTGCAGGAATCAATACCGTCGGCGATCTCGCGCGCCTGGTCGAAGCGGCCCTTGGACGTGCCCCCCAGGTCATTGGCGATCCGCTGCAGCCATTGGGGCGTATTGGATGGTGTACCGGCGCAGCGCAAAACTATCTAAGCGATGCGATCGCCGCTGGCGCCGGCGCTTACCTGAGCGGGGAAATTTCCGAGCCAACCGTGCATCTGGCGCGCGAAGCCGGGGTGGCATACCTGGCATGCGGCCACCATGCCACCGAGCGCTATGGCGTGCAGGCGCTGGGCGAGCACCTGGCGCAGCGTTTCGGCATAACCCACCAGTTCATCGACATTCCGAATCCGGTGTAG
- a CDS encoding Do family serine endopeptidase → MRRYWLLFAQTVTIGLAIWFIVASLKPEWAGRMLGGASNVRLNWSTVPVQEAAPGLAAVQGSYRDAAKRAMPSVVNIYTSKASRQRNPMLDDPVFRRFFGDRLDEQEEKQFSLGSGVIVSTQGYILTNNHVIEAADEIEVALADGRKAAAKVVGTDAETDLAVIKITVENLPAITLGRVEQSKVGDVVLAIGNPFGVGQTVTMGIVSALGRSHLGINTFENFIQTDAAINPGNSGGALIDANGHLLGINTAIYSRSGGSLGIGFAIPVSTVKTVMDSIISTGQVVRGWIGVEPQDITPELAESFGLAQKTGAIIAGVLRDGPADRAGMRPGDILVAVEGNIIKDTTEMLNLIAQLQPGKTAKMTVLRKNQQAILDVVVGKRPAIRRQERE, encoded by the coding sequence ATGCGACGTTATTGGTTATTGTTTGCGCAAACCGTCACCATCGGCTTGGCGATCTGGTTCATTGTAGCGAGCCTCAAGCCCGAGTGGGCAGGCCGCATGCTCGGCGGCGCCTCGAACGTCCGCCTGAACTGGTCGACCGTACCGGTACAGGAAGCCGCGCCCGGCCTTGCAGCGGTACAGGGCTCCTACCGCGATGCCGCCAAACGCGCCATGCCCTCGGTCGTCAACATTTACACCTCCAAGGCATCTCGCCAGCGTAATCCGATGCTGGACGACCCGGTGTTTCGCCGCTTCTTCGGCGACCGGCTCGACGAGCAGGAAGAAAAACAGTTCAGCCTGGGTTCGGGCGTCATCGTCAGCACGCAGGGCTACATCCTCACCAACAACCACGTCATCGAAGCCGCCGATGAAATCGAGGTCGCTCTGGCCGATGGCCGCAAGGCCGCAGCCAAGGTAGTGGGCACCGATGCCGAGACCGACCTTGCCGTGATCAAGATCACCGTGGAAAATCTTCCCGCCATTACGCTGGGCCGCGTCGAGCAATCCAAGGTGGGCGATGTGGTGCTAGCGATCGGCAATCCTTTCGGCGTGGGCCAGACCGTCACCATGGGCATCGTCTCGGCGCTGGGACGCAGCCACCTCGGCATCAATACCTTTGAAAACTTCATCCAGACCGATGCCGCCATCAATCCGGGCAACTCCGGCGGCGCCCTGATCGATGCCAATGGCCACCTGCTCGGCATTAATACCGCAATCTATTCGCGCTCGGGCGGCTCGCTGGGCATCGGTTTTGCCATTCCCGTCAGCACTGTCAAGACCGTGATGGACTCGATCATCAGCACCGGCCAGGTCGTGCGCGGCTGGATCGGCGTCGAACCGCAGGACATCACGCCGGAACTGGCAGAAAGTTTTGGCCTGGCACAAAAGACTGGCGCCATCATTGCCGGCGTTTTGCGCGACGGTCCGGCAGACCGCGCCGGCATGCGCCCGGGCGACATTCTGGTTGCAGTCGAGGGAAATATCATCAAGGATACGACGGAAATGCTCAACCTGATTGCCCAGCTACAGCCGGGCAAGACAGCGAAGATGACGGTGCTGCGCAAGAACCAGCAAGCCATCCTGGACGTGGTCGTCGGCAAGCGCCCGGCCATCCGGCGCCAGGAACGTGAATAA
- a CDS encoding DUF2461 domain-containing protein: MHVRDLTRFLAELAENNNRAWFVMNKPRYDILRAEFLELVTQLIAEIARFDPAVAACNPKKALFRINHDLRFARDKAPYKTHFAAAITATGLKRPSQGGGPAYYFHIDADGMLLVSGGEYLPPPHRLRAIRQHVIEDAVGFGKQLKNKKLAQTFGGLQEEGKLSRPPKGFAPDSPHIEAIKLKSFIVWKETSLRKSIPADLDKELLAGFRAAYPLVAWLRQVPA; encoded by the coding sequence ATGCATGTACGTGACCTGACCCGCTTTCTGGCCGAGCTGGCGGAAAACAATAACCGCGCCTGGTTCGTCATGAACAAGCCGCGCTACGATATCCTGCGCGCGGAATTCCTGGAACTGGTCACACAACTGATCGCCGAGATTGCCCGCTTCGACCCGGCCGTGGCGGCGTGCAATCCGAAAAAGGCCTTGTTCCGGATTAATCACGACCTGCGCTTTGCACGCGACAAGGCCCCCTACAAGACCCATTTTGCCGCCGCGATTACTGCCACCGGGCTGAAAAGGCCCAGCCAGGGCGGCGGTCCGGCCTATTATTTTCATATCGATGCCGACGGCATGCTGCTGGTATCCGGCGGCGAATACCTGCCGCCGCCGCACCGCCTGCGCGCCATTCGCCAGCATGTCATCGAGGATGCGGTGGGTTTTGGCAAGCAGCTAAAGAATAAAAAGCTCGCGCAAACTTTTGGCGGCTTGCAGGAAGAAGGCAAGCTGTCGCGACCACCCAAGGGATTTGCCCCCGACAGCCCGCATATCGAAGCCATCAAGCTGAAGAGCTTTATTGTCTGGAAAGAAACCAGCCTGCGCAAAAGCATCCCGGCAGACCTGGACAAAGAGTTGCTGGCAGGCTTCCGCGCTGCCTACCCGCTGGTGGCATGGCTGCGGCAAGTACCGGCCTGA
- the tatC gene encoding twin-arginine translocase subunit TatC: MTDNQEFADVKDSFISHLIELRNRLMKASVGILIVFAILLAIPGPSAIYDFLAQPMISALPPGSKLIATGVITPFLVPMKITLLAAFIVALPWVLYQAWAFVAPGLYTHEKRLVAPLVISTSLLFLFGVAFCYFLVFGQVFKFIYNFAPQSISFAPDIENYLDFVMAMCLAFGLTFEVPVVVVVLVRMGVVTVEKLKSIRAYVVVGAFVIAAIVTPPDVMSQLFLAIPLCLLYEIGLLVAPMFVRMTQKPEEAA, translated from the coding sequence ATGACTGACAACCAAGAATTCGCCGACGTCAAAGATTCGTTCATCTCGCATTTGATCGAGTTGCGCAATCGCCTCATGAAGGCTTCGGTCGGCATCCTGATCGTCTTCGCCATCCTGCTGGCCATTCCCGGTCCCAGCGCGATTTATGATTTTCTTGCGCAACCCATGATCAGCGCATTGCCGCCGGGCTCCAAGCTGATTGCCACCGGCGTCATCACGCCGTTCCTGGTACCCATGAAAATCACCCTGCTGGCGGCTTTCATCGTGGCGCTGCCGTGGGTGCTCTATCAGGCGTGGGCCTTTGTCGCGCCCGGCTTGTATACCCATGAAAAGCGCCTGGTGGCGCCGCTGGTGATTTCGACCTCGCTGCTGTTCCTGTTCGGCGTGGCGTTCTGTTATTTCCTGGTGTTTGGCCAGGTCTTCAAGTTCATCTACAACTTTGCGCCACAGTCGATATCGTTTGCGCCAGACATTGAAAACTATCTCGATTTCGTCATGGCCATGTGCCTGGCGTTTGGCTTGACCTTTGAAGTGCCGGTGGTGGTGGTGGTGCTGGTGCGCATGGGCGTGGTGACCGTGGAAAAGCTAAAGAGCATCCGTGCCTACGTGGTCGTCGGCGCTTTCGTGATCGCGGCGATCGTTACGCCACCGGATGTGATGAGCCAGCTGTTCCTCGCCATTCCCCTGTGCCTGCTGTATGAGATCGGCTTGCTGGTGGCGCCGATGTTCGTGCGGATGACGCAAAAGCCCGAAGAAGCCGCCTGA
- the tatB gene encoding Sec-independent protein translocase protein TatB has translation MIDIGLTKIALIGVVALVVIGPEKLPRVARMAGTLFGRAQRYINQVKAEVGREMEMEELRKMQQEMRETASELQQDLEEAGRTIHAAVSERDDAASDYASLNPPTPARLAEKAKNFRKKKLLRTSAIPSWYKRQNGHKTRVLSASARVSKYRPASAARKSSPFFH, from the coding sequence ATGATTGATATTGGATTGACCAAGATCGCCCTGATCGGCGTGGTGGCGCTGGTGGTGATCGGCCCTGAGAAGCTGCCGCGGGTAGCGCGCATGGCAGGTACCCTGTTCGGCCGCGCGCAGCGCTACATAAACCAGGTCAAGGCGGAAGTCGGCCGTGAAATGGAGATGGAGGAATTGCGCAAGATGCAGCAAGAAATGCGCGAGACTGCCAGCGAGCTGCAGCAGGACTTGGAAGAAGCCGGGCGCACCATCCACGCCGCCGTCAGCGAGCGCGATGATGCCGCGTCGGATTATGCTTCCCTGAATCCGCCGACGCCGGCGCGCCTGGCGGAAAAAGCCAAAAACTTTCGCAAGAAAAAGCTGTTGCGCACTTCTGCCATTCCCTCCTGGTACAAGCGGCAAAACGGTCACAAGACGCGCGTGCTGTCCGCTTCTGCGCGGGTGTCCAAATACCGGCCGGCATCCGCTGCCCGTAAATCATCGCCTTTTTTCCATTGA
- the tatA gene encoding Sec-independent protein translocase subunit TatA, protein MGGLSWMHWLVVLVVVILIFGTKKLGNVGSDLGKAVKGFKDGVKGEEDKPAEPAAQVADKTTIDVEAREKNKV, encoded by the coding sequence ATGGGTGGATTAAGCTGGATGCACTGGCTGGTTGTGCTGGTGGTGGTCATTTTGATTTTCGGCACCAAAAAACTCGGCAATGTCGGGTCGGATCTTGGCAAGGCAGTCAAGGGCTTCAAGGATGGCGTCAAGGGCGAGGAAGACAAGCCCGCCGAGCCGGCCGCGCAGGTCGCCGACAAGACCACCATCGATGTCGAAGCCCGCGAAAAAAACAAGGTTTGA
- a CDS encoding histidine triad nucleotide-binding protein, with product MDNCIFCKIAAKQIPSKTIYEDDDVIAFHDIHPAAPVHFLIIPKYHVATLAECDESHAALLGKMMLLAPKLARELGCGYTPAAEGPGKGGFRTQLHIGPEGGQEVYHLHLHVLGGPRPWRNLG from the coding sequence TTGGATAACTGTATTTTTTGCAAGATTGCAGCCAAACAAATCCCGTCAAAGACGATTTATGAAGATGACGATGTCATTGCCTTTCATGACATTCATCCTGCTGCGCCCGTACATTTTTTAATCATCCCGAAATATCACGTTGCTACACTGGCGGAGTGCGATGAAAGCCATGCCGCATTGTTGGGTAAAATGATGTTGCTGGCGCCGAAGCTGGCGCGGGAATTGGGTTGCGGTTACACCCCGGCGGCCGAAGGCCCAGGAAAAGGTGGTTTCCGTACCCAGCTCCACATCGGCCCGGAAGGCGGGCAAGAGGTGTACCATCTGCATTTGCACGTGCTGGGCGGGCCGCGTCCATGGCGCAACCTGGGCTAG
- a CDS encoding phosphoribosyl-ATP diphosphatase, protein MSETLNRLAAVIEARKLANGGDPEKSYVSRLFSKGDDAILKKIGEEATETVMAAKDVRAGAAPDKLLYECADLWFHSMIMLAQFNLTPQQVLDELARREGISGIEEKANRKLQAREQEESKD, encoded by the coding sequence ATGAGTGAAACCCTGAATCGCCTGGCTGCCGTGATCGAAGCGCGCAAGCTGGCCAATGGCGGCGACCCCGAAAAATCCTACGTATCGCGCCTGTTTTCCAAGGGCGACGATGCAATCCTGAAAAAAATTGGCGAAGAAGCCACGGAAACGGTGATGGCGGCCAAGGACGTGCGCGCCGGCGCCGCGCCGGATAAACTGCTGTATGAATGCGCCGACCTGTGGTTCCATTCGATGATCATGCTGGCCCAGTTCAACCTGACGCCGCAGCAAGTGCTTGACGAACTTGCACGCCGCGAAGGCATTTCCGGTATCGAGGAAAAAGCCAACCGCAAGCTGCAGGCGCGCGAACAGGAAGAAAGCAAGGATTGA
- the hisI gene encoding phosphoribosyl-AMP cyclohydrolase — translation MSTGNLWLNHVKWDENGLVPVIAQEVGSNDVLMFAWMNRDALAKTVELGEAVYWSRSRKKLWHKGEESGHTQKVHEIRLDCDQDVVLLKVTQAGSIACHTGRHSCFFEKLEDGGAWHAVEPVLKDPDSIYK, via the coding sequence ATGAGCACGGGCAACCTCTGGCTGAACCACGTCAAGTGGGATGAAAATGGCTTGGTGCCGGTGATTGCCCAGGAAGTCGGCAGCAACGACGTGCTGATGTTCGCCTGGATGAACCGCGACGCCCTCGCCAAGACCGTTGAGCTGGGCGAAGCCGTGTACTGGAGCCGTTCGCGCAAGAAACTCTGGCACAAGGGCGAGGAATCCGGCCATACCCAGAAAGTCCATGAAATCCGCCTGGATTGCGACCAGGACGTGGTGCTGCTGAAAGTCACGCAAGCCGGCAGCATCGCCTGCCACACCGGTCGCCATTCCTGCTTCTTTGAAAAGCTCGAAGACGGGGGGGCCTGGCACGCCGTCGAGCCGGTCCTGAAAGACCCCGACAGCATCTACAAGTGA
- the hisF gene encoding imidazole glycerol phosphate synthase subunit HisF, which translates to MALAKRIIPCLDVTAGRVVKGINFVELRDAGDPVEIARRYDEQGADEITFLDITATSDERDLILHIIEAVASQVFIPLTVGGGVRAVEDVRRLLNAGADKVSMNSAAVANPQLVYESAQKYGSQCIVVAIDAKRVSEGRWEVFTHGGRKATGIDVVEWAQKMEQLGVGELLLTSMDRDGTKSGFDLALTRAVSDAVNVPVIASGGVGGLQDLADGIRLGHADAVLAASIFHYGQHTVGEAKRFMDAQGIPVRLA; encoded by the coding sequence ATGGCGCTGGCTAAACGCATCATCCCCTGCCTCGATGTCACGGCGGGCCGTGTCGTCAAGGGCATCAATTTCGTCGAGCTGCGCGATGCCGGCGACCCCGTCGAAATTGCCCGCCGCTATGACGAACAGGGCGCCGATGAAATCACCTTCCTCGATATCACAGCAACTTCCGACGAGCGCGACCTGATCCTGCACATCATCGAAGCGGTGGCTTCCCAGGTCTTCATTCCCCTGACGGTGGGCGGCGGCGTGCGCGCCGTCGAAGATGTGCGGCGCCTCCTGAATGCCGGCGCCGACAAGGTCAGCATGAACAGTGCCGCGGTGGCCAATCCGCAGCTGGTCTACGAGTCGGCGCAAAAATACGGTTCGCAATGCATCGTGGTGGCGATCGATGCCAAGCGGGTTAGCGAAGGGCGCTGGGAAGTGTTTACCCATGGTGGGCGCAAGGCGACCGGCATCGACGTCGTCGAATGGGCGCAAAAGATGGAGCAGCTGGGCGTGGGCGAATTGCTCCTGACCAGCATGGACCGCGACGGTACCAAGAGCGGCTTCGACCTGGCGCTGACGCGCGCGGTTTCTGATGCCGTCAATGTCCCTGTCATCGCTTCCGGCGGCGTGGGTGGCTTGCAGGACCTGGCAGACGGCATCAGGCTGGGCCATGCCGATGCCGTCCTGGCTGCCAGCATTTTCCATTACGGCCAGCATACGGTGGGCGAAGCCAAGCGTTTCATGGATGCCCAGGGTATCCCGGTGAGGCTGGCATGA
- the hisA gene encoding 1-(5-phosphoribosyl)-5-[(5-phosphoribosylamino)methylideneamino]imidazole-4-carboxamide isomerase — MLLIPAIDLKDGHCVRLKQGDMDQATVFSDDPAKMARHWLEQGARRLHLVDLNGAFAGVPKNAAAVKSIIRAVQDFAAENDIEEIPVQLGGGIRDLDTIERYLDGGLSYIIIGTAAVKSPGFLHDACSAFPGQIIVGLDARDGKVATDGWSKLTGHEVIDLAKKFEDYGVESIVYTDIGRDGMMGGVNIEATVKLAQSMTIPVIASGGVHSIKDVEALCAVESEGIEGVICGRSIYEGTLDLRSAQDRADELGDAE; from the coding sequence ATGCTGCTCATACCTGCTATCGATCTCAAGGATGGTCACTGCGTTCGCCTGAAACAGGGCGACATGGACCAGGCCACCGTATTTTCCGACGATCCCGCCAAGATGGCGCGGCATTGGCTGGAACAGGGCGCGCGCCGCCTGCACCTGGTTGACCTGAACGGCGCCTTTGCCGGCGTGCCCAAGAACGCCGCTGCCGTGAAGTCCATCATCCGTGCGGTGCAGGATTTTGCCGCTGAAAACGATATCGAGGAAATCCCCGTGCAGCTGGGTGGCGGCATCCGCGACCTCGATACCATCGAGCGCTATCTCGATGGCGGCCTGTCCTACATCATCATCGGCACTGCCGCCGTCAAGAGCCCCGGCTTTCTGCACGACGCCTGCAGCGCCTTCCCCGGGCAGATCATCGTTGGCCTGGATGCCAGGGATGGCAAGGTCGCAACCGACGGCTGGAGCAAGCTGACCGGGCATGAAGTGATCGACCTGGCGAAGAAATTCGAGGATTACGGCGTCGAATCGATCGTCTATACCGATATTGGCCGCGACGGCATGATGGGCGGCGTCAATATCGAAGCGACCGTGAAGCTGGCGCAAAGCATGACGATCCCTGTCATCGCCTCAGGCGGCGTGCACAGCATCAAGGATGTCGAGGCGCTGTGCGCGGTCGAGTCCGAAGGTATCGAAGGCGTCATCTGCGGCCGTTCCATCTATGAAGGCACGCTGGACCTGCGCAGTGCCCAGGACCGTGCCGACGAGCTGGGCGACGCTGAATAA
- the hisH gene encoding imidazole glycerol phosphate synthase subunit HisH, with amino-acid sequence MNKIVVVDYGMGNLRSVAQALIHVAPEADVRISGDAADIRAADRVVLPGQGAMPDCMRSLRESGVQEAVLEAARNKPLFGVCVGEQMLFDWSEEGDTPGLGLLPGKVVRFRLDGQLQPDGSRYKVPQMGWNRVRQSQASLHPLWQGIADDSYFYFVHSYYAVPDDAAHIAGQTEYGQLFTCAVVRENIFATQFHPEKSAAAGLRLYKNFVDWKP; translated from the coding sequence ATGAACAAAATTGTGGTGGTGGATTACGGCATGGGCAACTTGCGCTCGGTAGCGCAGGCATTGATCCATGTGGCCCCCGAGGCCGATGTGCGGATCTCGGGCGATGCGGCCGATATTCGCGCGGCTGACCGGGTCGTATTGCCGGGACAGGGCGCCATGCCGGATTGCATGCGCAGCCTGCGCGAGTCGGGCGTGCAGGAAGCCGTGCTGGAAGCGGCGCGCAACAAGCCGCTGTTTGGCGTGTGCGTCGGCGAACAAATGCTGTTCGACTGGAGCGAGGAAGGCGATACGCCAGGCCTTGGCCTGTTGCCGGGCAAGGTGGTGCGTTTTCGCCTGGATGGCCAGTTGCAGCCGGACGGTTCCCGCTACAAAGTGCCGCAGATGGGCTGGAACCGGGTCAGGCAGTCGCAGGCGTCTCTGCATCCGCTCTGGCAAGGCATCGCCGACGACAGCTACTTTTATTTCGTCCACAGTTATTACGCGGTGCCGGACGATGCGGCGCATATTGCCGGTCAAACCGAATACGGCCAGTTATTCACCTGCGCAGTAGTGCGGGAAAATATTTTTGCAACACAGTTTCACCCTGAAAAAAGCGCTGCTGCAGGTTTGCGCCTGTATAAGAACTTCGTGGACTGGAAGCCGTAA
- the hisB gene encoding imidazoleglycerol-phosphate dehydratase HisB — protein sequence MSKQRSAEVVRNTNETQIRVAINLDGSGQQKLNTGVPFLDHMLDQIARHGLIDLDIEAKGDLHIDAHHTVEDVGITLGQAVAQAMGDKKGIRRYGHAYVPLDEALSRVVVDFSGRPGLEYHLPFTRSMIGAFDVDLTREFFQGFVNHALVTLHIDNLRGDNAHHQCETVFKAFGRALRMAAELDARAAGTIPSTKGSL from the coding sequence ATGTCCAAGCAACGCAGCGCCGAAGTCGTGCGCAATACCAACGAGACGCAAATCCGCGTCGCCATCAACCTCGATGGCAGCGGCCAGCAAAAGCTGAATACCGGCGTGCCGTTTCTCGACCACATGCTCGACCAGATCGCCCGTCACGGCCTGATCGACCTGGACATCGAAGCCAAGGGCGACTTGCACATCGATGCCCACCACACTGTCGAGGATGTCGGCATCACCCTCGGCCAGGCCGTGGCGCAGGCGATGGGCGACAAGAAAGGCATTCGCCGCTATGGCCATGCCTACGTCCCCCTCGACGAAGCCCTGTCGCGCGTGGTGGTGGATTTTTCCGGCCGTCCCGGCCTCGAATATCACCTGCCGTTTACGCGCTCGATGATTGGCGCATTCGATGTCGACCTGACCCGCGAATTTTTCCAGGGCTTTGTCAACCATGCCCTGGTGACCCTGCATATCGATAACCTGCGTGGCGACAATGCCCACCATCAGTGCGAAACAGTGTTCAAGGCGTTCGGCCGTGCGTTGCGCATGGCCGCCGAACTAGATGCGCGCGCGGCCGGCACGATTCCGTCGACCAAGGGCAGTTTGTAA
- a CDS encoding site-specific DNA-methyltransferase gives MSDWLNRIHCEDAITGMARLQDASVDLIVADPPYGLGKDYGNDSDKLDTAAYLAWMEEWIDIALPKLKATGSLYIFLTWRYSPEVFVLLKQRMTMVNEIIWDRRVPSMGGSTRRFSSVHDNVGLFVKSRDYHFDLDAVRIPYDEQTKKARTRAIFVGAKWLEMGYNPKDVWSVSRLHREHRERADHPTQKPLEIIERMVKASCPPGGVVLDPFMGSGTTAVAARRCGRNFVGFELNPVYCDLIQRRLDALPSELAAAEEGQ, from the coding sequence ATGAGCGACTGGCTCAACCGCATCCATTGCGAGGATGCGATTACCGGCATGGCGCGTCTGCAAGATGCCTCGGTGGACTTGATCGTCGCCGATCCGCCGTATGGCCTGGGCAAGGATTACGGCAACGATTCCGACAAGCTCGACACGGCAGCCTACCTGGCGTGGATGGAGGAATGGATCGATATCGCGCTGCCCAAGCTGAAGGCGACGGGCAGTTTGTATATTTTCCTGACTTGGCGCTATTCGCCGGAAGTGTTCGTACTGTTGAAGCAGCGCATGACCATGGTGAATGAAATCATCTGGGACCGGCGCGTGCCATCCATGGGCGGCAGCACCCGGCGCTTCTCCTCGGTGCATGACAACGTCGGTTTGTTCGTCAAGTCGCGCGATTATCATTTCGACCTCGACGCGGTGCGCATTCCCTATGACGAGCAAACCAAGAAGGCCCGCACGCGCGCCATTTTCGTCGGCGCCAAGTGGCTGGAGATGGGTTACAACCCCAAGGATGTCTGGAGCGTCTCGCGCCTGCACCGCGAACACCGCGAGCGCGCTGACCATCCGACCCAGAAGCCGCTGGAAATCATCGAGCGCATGGTCAAGGCATCGTGCCCGCCCGGCGGCGTGGTGCTGGATCCCTTCATGGGCAGCGGCACCACGGCCGTGGCTGCGCGGCGCTGCGGGCGCAATTTTGTCGGCTTCGAACTGAACCCCGTCTATTGCGACCTGATCCAGCGCCGGCTCGATGCATTGCCGTCCGAGCTGGCGGCGGCGGAAGAGGGGCAGTAA